One genomic region from Nostoc sphaeroides encodes:
- a CDS encoding phosphotransferase, which translates to MTVFVSDRFNSVTDLKMPFLSAAFDPLEVQQRFTQYLPIFQNAQLQKIEVIRHKPGRRCLIEYELLNNHGQTITLIGKIRAKGTDFNSYELQKSLWQKGFADDSADGISVPQPVGIIPEWQMWLQRKVQGAIATQFLTQTNTIFLAKLIAEVAHKLHQTNIPPRRSHTMSDELRILNERIPLVIQQYPELKKRLEQILAASNHLGENTPELKNCGIHRDFYPDQVIINGSRLYLIDLDLYCEGNPAIDIGNFIGHIKEYSLRILGNSEALSDWETALTERFLQLTSDKFNTAIQSYVTLTLVRHIHISTQFLERRPFTEALLNLCEQRLHIAVLNHL; encoded by the coding sequence ATGACTGTTTTCGTTAGCGATCGCTTCAACAGTGTAACTGATCTCAAAATGCCATTTTTGTCAGCCGCTTTTGATCCATTGGAAGTACAACAACGATTCACTCAGTACTTGCCAATTTTTCAAAATGCTCAACTGCAAAAAATCGAAGTCATTCGCCACAAACCAGGGCGGCGTTGTTTGATTGAATATGAATTGCTCAATAATCACGGGCAAACCATTACCCTAATTGGCAAAATCCGAGCTAAAGGAACAGACTTTAATAGTTATGAATTACAAAAATCCTTGTGGCAAAAAGGATTTGCAGATGATAGTGCTGATGGAATTTCAGTACCGCAACCTGTAGGAATAATTCCCGAATGGCAGATGTGGTTGCAGCGAAAAGTTCAAGGAGCGATCGCTACTCAATTCTTAACTCAAACCAACACCATTTTCCTAGCAAAACTAATTGCTGAAGTTGCCCATAAACTTCACCAAACTAACATTCCTCCTCGCCGTTCTCATACCATGTCAGACGAACTGCGAATCTTGAATGAAAGAATTCCATTAGTGATACAACAATATCCAGAATTGAAAAAACGCTTAGAACAAATATTAGCAGCATCTAATCATTTAGGAGAAAATACTCCAGAACTAAAAAACTGTGGTATCCATCGAGATTTTTATCCCGATCAAGTGATTATTAATGGTTCTCGTTTGTATCTTATCGACCTTGATTTATATTGTGAAGGTAATCCGGCCATTGATATCGGTAACTTCATTGGTCATATTAAAGAATACAGCCTTCGCATCCTGGGCAATTCAGAAGCATTAAGCGATTGGGAAACTGCCCTAACTGAAAGATTTCTCCAACTTACAAGCGACAAATTCAATACTGCAATTCAATCCTACGTCACCTTAACACTAGTGCGACATATTCACATCAGCACACAATTCTTAGAACGTCGTCCTTTTACAGAAGCATTATTAAATTTATGTGAACAACGTTTACATATAGCAGTCCTAAATCATTTGTGA
- a CDS encoding glycosyltransferase family 4 protein, which translates to MRIAYVCADPGIPVFGQKGCSIHVQEVIRALQRQNIQVELFATRIGGKPPADLTNISVHHLPAIPKLERAVREQVALSINPDLRLDLQRFGPFDLIYERYSLWSYGAMEFAQAMGIPGLLEVNSPLIAEQAKHRGLINYHSAQQVANRVFQAATALIAVSSEVKNYLMNYVKSSKIHVIPNGVNPDRFSAFNRAFSTETETFTVGFVGTLKPWHGLPILTAAFAQLHQQVPNAKLLIVGDGPERENLEAELLARGLHSHTKFTGAVNPDEIPKLLAAMDVAVAPYAAESDFYFSPLKVYEYMAAGLPVVVSGIGQLLELIDTGVNGILCPPGDAIALAEALEKLWRSPHLRHSLGQAARKTVIEHHTWEAIAQRILHIAGLNTPPQFQVEVRG; encoded by the coding sequence GTGCGAATTGCTTATGTTTGTGCCGATCCAGGAATTCCTGTATTTGGGCAAAAAGGATGCTCTATTCATGTCCAAGAAGTAATTCGAGCATTGCAACGGCAAAATATCCAAGTTGAATTGTTTGCTACTCGTATTGGTGGAAAGCCACCCGCAGATTTAACTAATATTTCAGTTCATCACCTTCCAGCCATCCCAAAACTGGAACGCGCTGTGCGAGAGCAAGTTGCCTTATCGATTAATCCTGATTTGCGTTTGGATTTGCAGAGGTTTGGCCCATTTGACTTAATTTATGAGCGTTACTCGCTTTGGAGTTATGGCGCAATGGAATTTGCTCAAGCAATGGGAATTCCCGGATTATTAGAAGTCAATTCACCTCTGATTGCAGAACAGGCAAAACATCGCGGCTTGATTAATTACCACAGCGCCCAACAGGTTGCCAATCGGGTTTTTCAAGCGGCTACTGCACTTATTGCTGTTTCATCTGAAGTGAAAAATTATTTAATGAATTATGTCAAAAGTAGCAAAATTCATGTTATTCCAAATGGTGTAAATCCTGATCGCTTCTCTGCTTTTAATCGTGCATTTTCAACGGAAACAGAAACCTTTACAGTGGGATTTGTCGGCACATTAAAACCGTGGCATGGATTGCCAATTCTCACAGCAGCTTTTGCTCAACTGCATCAACAAGTTCCCAATGCCAAACTTTTGATTGTTGGCGATGGCCCGGAACGGGAAAATCTCGAAGCCGAATTATTGGCACGAGGATTACACTCTCATACTAAATTCACCGGAGCGGTGAATCCTGATGAAATTCCGAAATTATTAGCAGCAATGGATGTTGCTGTTGCGCCTTATGCGGCTGAATCCGATTTTTACTTCTCACCGTTGAAAGTTTATGAATATATGGCGGCTGGTTTGCCAGTAGTTGTTAGTGGTATTGGGCAATTACTTGAGCTAATTGACACAGGGGTGAATGGGATTCTTTGCCCACCAGGTGATGCGATCGCCTTAGCAGAGGCATTAGAAAAATTGTGGCGATCGCCTCATTTGCGCCATTCTTTGGGACAAGCGGCGCGGAAAACGGTTATAGAACATCATACTTGGGAGGCGATCGCGCAACGGATTTTGCATATAGCTGGATTAAATACTCCACCTCAATTCCAAGTAGAGGTAAGAGGATAA
- a CDS encoding ABC transporter ATP-binding protein has protein sequence MGRSKPQKKAIPGLWGVLRYFWPYIQKQYGLLLISAIALVADVGLRVLEPWPLKFVFDYVLIRGDQPTNIPFINRLEPVTLLTVSAVTVLVITGLRALAAYWSTVGLATVGSRVMTEVRNHLYCHLQDLSLSYHTKARSGDLIIRVSSDASRLQEIMITAALPLVVSILTLFGMISVMLWINRSLTLLALLTLPLFALVTNRLSQRIRESSLKQRKQEGAVAATAAESIAAIKLVKALSLQDAFARVFSQQNQRSLKESVKTQRLAAHLERTVDAVIALGTALVLWYGSWLALQNALTPGDVLVFLTYLKNAFKPVQNFAKYTGRLAKAAASGERILDILSQQPDVRDLPDAIPAPIFRGEVCFDHVHFAYEPGQVLLEDINLTIQPGQQVAIVGTSGGGKSTLVSLLLRLYDPTMGKVMIDGRDIREYTLESLRPQISVVLQDSLLFAATIRENIAYGIAGVSDAEIEAATRLANADDFIQALPQGYNTLVGERGATLSGGQRQRIAIARAAIRQAPILILDEPTTGLDQGNEKAIVDALQRLSQNRTTFLITHDLYLATRADIILYIENGQVLEQGTHQELMQQNGRYAALYQMQTAIRTEEKSNPLMT, from the coding sequence ATGGGACGTTCAAAGCCACAGAAAAAAGCTATTCCCGGTTTATGGGGAGTACTACGTTATTTCTGGCCTTACATTCAAAAACAGTATGGACTACTTTTGATTTCTGCGATCGCTTTGGTTGCGGATGTCGGACTACGGGTGCTGGAACCGTGGCCCCTAAAGTTTGTCTTTGATTACGTTTTAATTCGAGGCGATCAACCTACCAATATTCCATTCATTAATCGCTTAGAGCCAGTTACATTACTGACAGTTTCAGCAGTTACAGTCCTTGTGATTACAGGGTTACGCGCACTTGCCGCCTATTGGAGTACTGTCGGACTAGCAACAGTAGGTAGCCGAGTCATGACTGAGGTGCGTAATCATCTGTATTGTCATCTTCAAGATTTGTCTTTGTCTTACCATACCAAAGCTCGTAGCGGCGATTTAATTATTCGTGTGAGTAGCGATGCTAGCCGTCTGCAAGAAATTATGATCACGGCAGCATTACCATTGGTGGTGAGCATTCTGACGCTGTTTGGCATGATTAGCGTGATGCTTTGGATAAATCGCAGCCTCACCCTACTTGCACTGCTCACTTTACCGTTGTTTGCATTAGTCACAAATCGGCTGAGTCAGCGAATTCGAGAGTCTTCATTAAAGCAACGCAAACAAGAAGGGGCTGTGGCGGCGACGGCGGCTGAGTCAATTGCTGCGATTAAATTAGTCAAAGCCCTCTCCCTACAAGATGCCTTTGCGCGAGTTTTTTCTCAACAAAATCAGCGTAGCCTGAAGGAAAGCGTCAAAACCCAACGTCTTGCGGCTCATCTCGAACGAACCGTTGATGCTGTAATTGCACTAGGAACAGCACTTGTTCTATGGTACGGCTCCTGGCTGGCATTGCAAAATGCTCTGACACCGGGTGATGTGCTGGTGTTTCTCACCTATCTCAAAAATGCCTTTAAGCCTGTTCAGAACTTTGCTAAGTACACCGGAAGACTTGCTAAAGCTGCTGCTTCTGGTGAGCGAATTTTAGATATATTATCACAGCAACCTGATGTCCGAGATTTGCCGGATGCGATACCGGCTCCAATTTTCCGAGGTGAGGTTTGTTTTGATCATGTTCACTTCGCCTATGAACCAGGACAAGTTCTGCTGGAAGATATCAATTTAACCATTCAACCAGGGCAACAAGTAGCGATCGTTGGTACATCCGGCGGTGGTAAATCTACCTTAGTAAGTCTATTATTACGACTTTATGACCCGACAATGGGTAAAGTCATGATTGATGGGCGAGATATCCGCGAGTACACACTGGAATCATTACGCCCACAAATTAGTGTAGTTTTGCAAGACAGCCTCTTATTTGCCGCTACCATTCGAGAAAACATTGCCTACGGTATTGCCGGCGTGTCGGATGCAGAAATTGAAGCAGCCACTCGTCTAGCTAATGCTGATGATTTCATCCAAGCTTTACCCCAAGGATACAACACACTTGTGGGAGAACGAGGCGCAACCCTTTCAGGTGGACAACGCCAACGAATTGCGATCGCCCGCGCTGCTATTCGTCAAGCTCCAATTTTGATTTTAGATGAACCCACAACTGGGCTAGATCAAGGCAACGAGAAAGCGATCGTTGATGCTCTACAACGGCTCTCGCAAAACCGCACCACCTTCTTAATTACTCACGATCTGTATCTTGCAACTCGTGCAGATATAATTCTTTACATTGAAAATGGGCAGGTGCTAGAACAAGGCACTCATCAGGAATTAATGCAACAGAATGGTCGCTATGCGGCATTGTATCAAATGCAAACCGCAATCCGAACTGAGGAAAAGTCAAATCCTTTGATGACATAA
- a CDS encoding glycosyltransferase family 4 protein yields the protein MRILIYSYNYYPEPIGIAPLMTELAEGLVKRGHQVRVVTAMPNYPERQIYQEYRGKWYLNEYKNGVQIQRSYVWIRPQPNLLDRVLLDASFVVTSFVPALIGWRPDVILSTSPSLPSCVPVALLGWLRACPVILNLQDILPEAAVHVGLLKNKLLIKLFTELEKFAYHTSSKISVIADGFVENLRSKGVESDKIVQIPNWVDVNFIRPLPKENNPFRATHNLNGKFVVLYSGNIALTQGLESVVKAASVLRHIPDIVFVIVGEAKGLQRLQQECLDCGADNVLLLPFQPRKSLPQMLAAADVGLVVQKKNVVSFNMPSKIQVLLASGRALVASVPDNGTAAKAIRQSGGGVIVPPEDPQTLAMAILDLYQNPEKVKTLGYKSRKYAVENYAFEQALNQYESLCYSLTAERGAIQSTRVTKQEV from the coding sequence ATGCGAATTTTAATTTACTCCTACAATTACTATCCAGAGCCAATTGGTATTGCCCCATTGATGACTGAATTAGCAGAGGGACTAGTAAAGCGTGGGCATCAAGTGCGCGTAGTCACCGCTATGCCCAACTACCCTGAGCGTCAAATTTACCAAGAATATCGGGGCAAGTGGTATCTAAACGAATATAAAAATGGCGTTCAAATTCAACGCAGTTACGTTTGGATTCGTCCCCAACCCAACCTATTAGATCGAGTCTTACTAGATGCTAGTTTCGTTGTCACTAGTTTTGTGCCCGCCCTCATTGGTTGGCGTCCAGATGTTATTCTCTCAACATCGCCATCCTTGCCAAGCTGTGTACCAGTTGCTCTTTTAGGATGGTTACGTGCTTGCCCTGTGATCTTAAATCTACAAGATATATTACCAGAAGCAGCCGTTCATGTCGGTCTACTGAAAAATAAATTGCTTATAAAGTTATTTACAGAGTTAGAAAAATTTGCTTACCACACTTCCAGTAAAATTAGCGTCATCGCCGATGGGTTTGTGGAAAATTTGCGATCTAAGGGCGTAGAATCTGACAAAATTGTGCAAATTCCCAACTGGGTTGATGTCAATTTTATCCGCCCTTTGCCTAAAGAAAATAACCCCTTCCGCGCCACACATAACCTGAATGGCAAATTTGTAGTACTTTATTCTGGCAACATTGCCCTAACCCAAGGCTTAGAAAGCGTTGTCAAAGCTGCTTCTGTGTTACGCCATATCCCAGATATTGTTTTTGTCATCGTTGGAGAGGCAAAAGGGTTACAGCGATTGCAACAGGAATGTCTAGACTGCGGCGCAGATAATGTTTTGCTACTGCCATTTCAACCCCGGAAATCTTTGCCACAAATGTTAGCAGCTGCTGATGTTGGTTTAGTGGTGCAAAAGAAAAATGTTGTATCCTTCAATATGCCGTCAAAAATTCAAGTGCTACTTGCCAGTGGACGAGCTTTGGTTGCTTCTGTTCCCGATAATGGTACGGCAGCAAAAGCTATCAGACAAAGTGGCGGCGGAGTTATCGTGCCTCCAGAAGATCCCCAAACTTTAGCTATGGCAATTTTAGATTTGTATCAAAACCCCGAAAAAGTCAAAACTTTAGGTTATAAAAGTCGCAAATATGCCGTTGAAAACTATGCTTTTGAACAAGCTTTAAATCAGTATGAGTCGTTGTGTTACTCATTGACGGCAGAACGTGGGGCAATTCAGTCCACAAGAGTCACTAAACAAGAAGTTTAA
- a CDS encoding sensor histidine kinase, translating into MSRVINRFCDRISSFKISQLLLVWQQLFGEARTRILLWYLLILGITFLTAIPAFRYQLYQRIDERVRQDMEGNMMAFKALIKGENLVTENRLTDDSEEILNESILSGEEQITAPASVEDLIKLFRAYLLYRRPEDESYFITFLDGEFYQSSPSARPKLLARDSLLMRRWAKQTQPEQGEQEFPAPDASNIIYMVEPIKINGQTRGVFVVAHNSTGERTEALEAVTEIIEVFSLVFLVSLILTWLAAGRILSPLRTILITSHAISESDLTQRLPARGKGELGELAKTFNEMMDRLEAAFASQREFVNDAGHELRTPITIIRGHLELMGDDPQEQQETVALVIGELDRMSRLVDDMILLAKAERADFLQVATVNVADLTKELFVKAQALAERDWQLDSVAKGQIVVDRQRITEAIINLAQNATQHTKESDTISIGSAIAKGKVRFWIRDTGEGIPLVDQKRIFERFARSSKSRRRSEGAGLGLSIVRAIAEAHSGQVLLRSQLGAGSMFTIVLPLDPPNK; encoded by the coding sequence ATGAGCAGGGTAATAAACCGTTTTTGCGATCGCATCTCTAGCTTCAAAATATCTCAGTTGCTTTTAGTTTGGCAGCAACTATTTGGAGAAGCACGCACCCGGATTTTGCTCTGGTACTTGCTGATTTTAGGAATAACGTTTCTCACTGCTATTCCGGCATTTCGCTATCAGCTATACCAGCGTATTGATGAGCGTGTTCGTCAGGATATGGAAGGAAATATGATGGCTTTCAAGGCACTGATTAAGGGCGAAAATTTGGTTACAGAGAATAGACTCACTGATGACTCAGAAGAGATATTGAACGAGTCAATACTGTCTGGAGAAGAACAAATCACTGCTCCAGCCTCCGTAGAAGACTTAATCAAACTTTTTAGAGCTTATTTGTTGTATCGGCGACCGGAAGATGAATCCTACTTTATCACTTTTCTCGATGGTGAATTCTACCAATCTAGTCCTAGCGCCCGCCCTAAGCTTCTAGCCAGAGACTCACTACTTATGAGACGGTGGGCAAAACAGACCCAACCAGAACAGGGAGAACAAGAATTTCCCGCCCCGGATGCTAGTAATATTATTTACATGGTGGAACCGATTAAGATTAATGGACAAACACGAGGAGTCTTTGTTGTTGCCCACAATAGCACTGGGGAAAGGACAGAAGCCTTAGAAGCAGTCACTGAGATTATTGAAGTTTTCAGCTTAGTGTTTTTGGTGTCGTTAATCCTTACCTGGTTAGCTGCGGGGCGGATACTCTCTCCTTTACGGACAATTCTCATTACATCTCATGCCATCAGTGAGTCAGATTTAACTCAGCGTTTGCCTGCGCGAGGTAAGGGAGAACTGGGGGAACTGGCGAAGACATTCAACGAAATGATGGACAGATTAGAAGCAGCCTTTGCCAGCCAGCGTGAATTTGTCAACGATGCTGGACACGAACTGAGAACTCCCATCACTATTATTCGCGGACATCTAGAACTGATGGGAGATGATCCCCAAGAACAACAGGAAACCGTGGCACTGGTCATCGGAGAACTAGACCGGATGAGCCGTTTAGTTGATGATATGATTTTGCTGGCAAAAGCAGAACGCGCCGACTTTTTACAGGTAGCAACAGTAAATGTGGCAGATTTAACCAAAGAATTATTTGTTAAAGCTCAAGCATTAGCAGAAAGGGACTGGCAACTAGACTCTGTAGCTAAAGGTCAGATTGTTGTTGACCGACAAAGAATTACCGAAGCCATAATAAATCTGGCCCAGAATGCTACTCAGCATACTAAGGAGAGTGATACTATTTCCATAGGTTCAGCGATCGCCAAAGGAAAGGTGCGCTTCTGGATACGCGATACAGGCGAAGGCATTCCACTGGTTGATCAAAAACGAATTTTTGAACGCTTTGCCCGATCTTCCAAAAGTCGCCGTCGTTCAGAGGGGGCTGGGCTAGGGCTTTCTATCGTCCGAGCGATCGCAGAGGCTCATTCTGGTCAAGTATTACTTCGTAGTCAGTTAGGAGCAGGTTCGATGTTTACCATCGTTTTACCGCTCGATCCCCCCAATAAATAA
- a CDS encoding glycosyltransferase has translation MSVRIGYILKRYPRYSETFVVNEILAHEAAGLDIEIFALRPPCDTHFQNIISQVRATVNYIRKPIQGRMSESLNSLVPTAASYFWAELQEASKVIPDFWSKLAYAQGEQASTVYQAAWLAREARLKGITHFHAHFGTVATSVARLASHFTGIPYTFTAHAKDIFHESVELEDMQRKLKDAATVVTVSDYNLNYLQKTYGAAAKRVQRIYNGLDLRQLQYSSPADRPPLIISVSRLIEKKGLSILIDACAILKRINCDFQCQIVGTGALEAVLQQKIQDLGLQSTVEIVGPRPQNDVFKLVQQAAVFAAPYIIGQDGNRDGLPTVLLEAMALGTPCISTDVTGIPELVRDRQTGLIVPQHDAEQLAIALQQLLTNPALRVKLSNQARQLIESEFDIHCNSAELRAIFDAAEPMTLKEFVIRNS, from the coding sequence ATGTCAGTCCGTATTGGTTACATTCTCAAACGTTATCCTCGCTATTCTGAAACCTTCGTCGTCAATGAAATTTTGGCTCATGAAGCGGCTGGTTTAGATATTGAAATTTTTGCTTTGAGGCCACCGTGTGACACTCACTTTCAAAATATTATTTCCCAGGTACGTGCTACCGTCAACTACATTCGTAAGCCAATTCAAGGTCGAATGAGTGAATCCCTTAATAGTCTTGTTCCCACAGCAGCAAGCTATTTTTGGGCAGAATTACAAGAAGCCAGTAAAGTTATTCCAGATTTTTGGTCAAAGTTGGCTTATGCTCAAGGTGAACAAGCTAGCACCGTTTACCAAGCTGCATGGCTAGCACGGGAAGCGCGACTCAAAGGAATCACCCATTTTCACGCTCACTTTGGCACTGTTGCAACCAGTGTAGCTCGGTTAGCATCTCACTTCACGGGCATTCCGTACACCTTCACCGCTCATGCTAAAGATATCTTTCATGAAAGTGTTGAATTGGAAGATATGCAGCGCAAGCTTAAAGATGCTGCCACTGTGGTAACTGTCAGTGACTATAACCTCAATTATTTGCAAAAAACTTATGGTGCAGCCGCAAAGCGAGTTCAACGTATCTACAATGGCTTAGATTTACGACAATTACAATATTCTTCCCCGGCTGATCGTCCCCCATTGATTATTTCAGTCAGTCGATTAATTGAGAAGAAAGGGCTATCTATATTGATAGATGCTTGTGCGATTTTGAAGCGAATAAATTGTGATTTCCAATGTCAAATTGTGGGTACTGGAGCATTAGAAGCTGTATTGCAGCAAAAAATCCAAGATTTAGGACTGCAATCTACTGTGGAAATTGTCGGGCCACGTCCCCAAAATGATGTATTTAAATTGGTGCAGCAAGCTGCTGTGTTTGCCGCTCCATATATTATCGGACAAGATGGCAACCGAGATGGTTTGCCGACAGTTTTACTAGAAGCAATGGCATTGGGAACGCCCTGTATAAGTACAGATGTGACTGGAATTCCCGAATTAGTGCGCGATCGCCAGACTGGATTAATTGTCCCACAACATGATGCCGAACAATTAGCGATCGCACTTCAACAACTCCTTACTAATCCAGCCTTGCGAGTTAAATTGTCAAACCAAGCCAGACAATTAATTGAATCTGAGTTTGACATTCATTGCAATAGTGCAGAATTACGAGCAATATTCGATGCGGCTGAACCTATGACGTTAAAAGAATTCGTAATTCGTAATTCGTAA
- a CDS encoding glycosyltransferase family protein — translation MKKFVKEIARTSGNITSSEVSILSRNPRKWRIALYSHDTMGLGHKRRNLLIAQTLGCSDLEIDVLLISGIQDASNITTLPGVDCLTLPALHKNIDGQYQARRLDLSLQEIITLRSQVILTTIKTFKPDILIVDNVPRGAVRELEPTLNYLRTQGKTHCILGLRDVLDDPTSVHREWKRIANEEAIQTYYDAVWVYGDPAIYDLAQEYRFNPKTLAKLRYTGYLDQRNRLKFVDMDSVQALKSLNLPSERFVLCLVGGGQDGARLAETFACAELPPEMNGIILTGPFMPPEVQQRLQKYAAKRSNLRVLKYLAEPTLLLNQAERVIAMGGYNTTCELLSFQKRSLIVPRIKPRREQLIRAERLEALGLVDMLHPHHLKPQALTDWLMQEGEPPQVRNCIDLDGLSRIPQFLNEILTSAHHSSQQAS, via the coding sequence ATGAAAAAATTCGTTAAAGAAATAGCACGAACGTCGGGTAACATAACGTCTTCAGAGGTTAGTATTTTATCTAGAAATCCTCGTAAATGGCGCATTGCTTTATATTCGCATGACACAATGGGACTGGGACATAAGCGCCGTAATTTGTTGATTGCTCAAACTTTAGGATGTTCAGACTTAGAAATTGATGTTTTGCTGATTAGTGGAATACAGGATGCCAGCAATATAACAACACTACCAGGAGTTGATTGTTTGACTTTACCTGCTTTGCACAAAAATATTGATGGGCAATATCAGGCACGAAGATTGGATCTATCATTGCAGGAAATTATTACACTGCGATCGCAAGTTATTCTTACCACCATCAAAACTTTTAAACCCGATATTCTGATTGTGGATAATGTACCGCGAGGAGCGGTGAGAGAGCTAGAACCAACACTAAATTATTTACGTACCCAAGGAAAAACGCACTGCATTTTAGGTTTACGGGATGTGTTAGATGACCCTACATCTGTGCATCGAGAGTGGAAAAGAATAGCTAATGAAGAGGCGATTCAAACCTACTATGATGCAGTTTGGGTGTATGGTGATCCAGCCATCTATGACCTAGCACAGGAATATCGCTTCAATCCAAAGACTTTAGCAAAATTACGTTACACTGGCTATCTTGACCAGCGTAACCGCCTCAAATTCGTAGATATGGATAGCGTTCAGGCATTGAAATCACTTAATCTGCCATCTGAACGATTCGTGTTGTGCTTGGTGGGAGGCGGACAAGATGGAGCGCGTTTGGCAGAAACATTTGCTTGTGCTGAACTACCACCAGAGATGAACGGCATCATCTTGACGGGGCCGTTCATGCCGCCAGAGGTACAGCAACGGCTTCAGAAATATGCTGCTAAACGTTCTAATTTACGGGTGTTGAAATATTTAGCTGAACCGACGCTATTGCTGAATCAGGCTGAACGCGTCATTGCTATGGGTGGTTACAACACAACTTGCGAATTGCTGTCATTTCAAAAGCGATCGCTTATTGTACCCCGAATCAAGCCCCGTCGAGAGCAGTTGATCCGTGCCGAACGCTTAGAGGCACTTGGTTTAGTTGATATGCTGCACCCGCATCATCTGAAACCTCAAGCATTAACAGATTGGTTAATGCAAGAAGGAGAGCCGCCACAAGTCCGTAATTGTATCGATCTTGATGGACTTAGCCGCATTCCGCAATTCCTAAATGAAATACTCACGTCTGCTCATCATTCATCCCAACAAGCTTCTTGA
- a CDS encoding iron uptake porin produces the protein MLASSYWRKFRLISLILSCNLSSITPAIATSIPDKPNNFSEYNTDNHALSKITSVSELSAELKPLEKQVTSLETNIAALETQQFSPHVELEAEVIFAVTGFAGEKRANSSKPINENLVLSDRVRLSFVSSFTGKDKLEVRLQARNTPALEDVTGTQMTNLGFDGDDDNEVEVDELEYRFPLGKETRMTLYGLGGGLGDFVPSVNPLFSGSGDGSISTFGRENPIRRQGSGAGIGISHNLNKVLNLSLGYISSNAANSEKGIFASPYGAIAQLTLEPTKTTELSFTYIHSHNNLKTGTGSELTSDPFNDQADAIVANSFGAEAAWQLSPVITLGGRVGFIHAKAEDLPANPNASIFTWAVLLALRDIGRKGSFAGFTVGQPPKVTHNSFGDDFKDQDTSLHLEAFYHLQVTDNLAITPGLFVITSPEHNDSNGSIYVGTVRTTFTY, from the coding sequence TTGTTAGCTTCAAGTTATTGGCGAAAATTTCGCTTAATTAGTTTAATTCTCTCATGCAATTTGAGTAGCATAACTCCAGCTATTGCAACATCCATTCCCGACAAACCTAATAACTTCAGTGAATATAATACTGATAATCATGCATTAAGTAAAATCACATCAGTTTCTGAATTATCGGCAGAATTAAAACCCCTTGAAAAACAAGTTACTTCATTAGAAACCAACATCGCTGCATTAGAAACGCAACAGTTTTCCCCCCATGTTGAGCTTGAGGCGGAAGTCATCTTTGCTGTGACTGGATTCGCTGGTGAAAAGAGAGCCAACAGCAGTAAACCAATAAATGAAAATTTAGTATTGAGCGATCGCGTCCGTCTGAGCTTCGTAAGTAGTTTTACTGGAAAAGATAAATTAGAAGTGCGCTTACAAGCAAGGAACACACCAGCATTAGAAGATGTAACTGGAACTCAAATGACAAATTTGGGATTTGATGGTGACGATGACAATGAGGTGGAAGTAGATGAGCTAGAGTACAGATTTCCGCTAGGTAAAGAAACCCGCATGACTTTGTACGGGTTGGGAGGAGGATTAGGCGACTTTGTTCCTAGTGTCAATCCTCTTTTTAGCGGTAGTGGAGACGGATCGATTTCTACATTTGGACGAGAAAATCCCATTCGCCGCCAAGGTAGTGGCGCAGGTATCGGTATTTCTCATAATTTGAATAAAGTTTTGAATTTGTCATTAGGATATATCAGCAGCAATGCAGCTAATTCAGAGAAGGGGATTTTTGCTAGCCCTTACGGAGCGATCGCTCAATTAACCCTCGAACCCACTAAAACAACAGAACTCAGTTTTACCTATATTCACTCTCATAATAACTTGAAGACGGGAACTGGAAGCGAATTAACCAGCGATCCATTTAATGATCAGGCAGATGCGATCGTTGCTAATTCATTTGGTGCAGAAGCTGCTTGGCAACTTAGTCCAGTTATTACTCTCGGTGGTAGAGTTGGTTTTATTCATGCAAAAGCAGAAGATTTACCAGCAAATCCAAATGCGTCCATTTTCACATGGGCAGTGCTACTAGCTCTCAGAGATATCGGACGAAAAGGCAGCTTTGCGGGATTTACAGTGGGTCAACCTCCCAAAGTGACTCATAATAGTTTCGGTGATGACTTCAAAGATCAGGATACGTCTTTACATCTGGAAGCCTTTTACCATTTACAAGTCACGGATAATCTGGCAATAACTCCGGGACTGTTTGTGATTACAAGTCCAGAACATAATGATAGTAATGGTAGCATTTATGTTGGTACTGTTCGGACAACATTTACTTACTAA